In one Chitinophaga sancti genomic region, the following are encoded:
- a CDS encoding restriction endonuclease subunit S has product MDSSIQAGILQNCQKGIAEKNKMNEKTEINVLPEGWHWVKLSEITLPVSRVNKLYEDANTEFTYIDIDSINNSVQEIQNAKILTWRNAPSRAQQIVKTNDILFATVRPYLKNISLVNDRYDNSIASSGFCVIRTCLVNPLFIYYYVTSQHFIESINQFSKGTSYPSVTNKVVLDQKIPLPSLEVQNQIVDKISTLLDELNEADMSLRHASRLCSIYEYVTLKDAFDGKLSGNWRKTNNVESAYDFLTQVAKFRKETYDRLTGEGNFHEAKKFSYDFEFAPNFAISSWATAKLDKLIKISARVGWKGLKKEEYTQEGPLLLSVHSLNYGKIVKFDEANHISEYRYNESPEIMLKLDDILLCKDGAGIGKVAIIKHLPSEATVNSSLLVIRAEGVFKPDFLYYLFKGPRLQQLVNERISGSAIPHLFQKDIKEFTLSIPPLPEQEQIVEEIEYRFALIDNLKAAIRRNENMSKTLREVVLNNAFAGKMTTHLIDSDVAELLSEIKKTIDEFSHSQRELQNSRKIKPKSMEEKKTILQVLEAASGPLPAKDVWLRSKHKDDIESFYSELREIQNKIIETKKDTESLLSLRHEN; this is encoded by the coding sequence TTGGACTCCAGTATACAAGCTGGAATTTTACAAAATTGTCAAAAAGGAATTGCTGAAAAAAATAAAATGAACGAAAAGACAGAAATAAATGTTTTACCTGAAGGATGGCATTGGGTCAAACTTTCAGAAATCACATTACCAGTTTCTAGAGTTAACAAGCTTTATGAAGATGCTAATACAGAATTTACATACATTGATATCGATTCAATAAATAATTCCGTTCAGGAAATTCAAAATGCTAAAATTTTAACATGGAGAAACGCCCCTTCTCGTGCACAGCAGATTGTAAAAACTAATGATATTTTGTTTGCAACTGTTCGCCCGTATTTAAAAAATATAAGTCTAGTTAACGATAGATATGATAACTCGATAGCTTCTTCTGGCTTTTGCGTCATAAGAACCTGTCTTGTCAATCCACTTTTCATTTATTATTATGTTACAAGCCAACATTTTATTGAGTCAATTAATCAGTTTTCCAAAGGAACGAGTTATCCTTCTGTGACAAATAAGGTGGTTTTAGATCAAAAAATACCTTTACCATCTTTAGAAGTTCAAAATCAGATCGTTGATAAAATAAGCACCTTATTGGATGAATTGAATGAAGCAGACATGTCATTGCGACATGCATCCAGACTTTGTTCAATATATGAATACGTAACATTAAAAGACGCCTTTGATGGTAAGTTAAGTGGTAATTGGAGAAAAACAAATAATGTTGAGTCCGCTTATGATTTTCTAACACAAGTAGCCAAATTCCGAAAAGAGACTTATGACAGGTTAACGGGAGAAGGGAATTTTCATGAAGCTAAGAAATTTAGTTATGATTTTGAATTCGCTCCTAATTTCGCCATCTCATCATGGGCGACCGCAAAGCTCGATAAGCTAATAAAAATATCAGCACGTGTTGGATGGAAAGGCCTGAAAAAAGAAGAGTATACTCAAGAAGGTCCCTTGTTGCTTTCCGTACATTCTTTAAATTATGGTAAGATTGTAAAGTTTGACGAAGCTAACCATATCTCAGAGTATAGATACAACGAGAGCCCTGAAATAATGCTTAAATTGGATGATATCTTATTGTGTAAAGATGGTGCAGGTATCGGAAAAGTAGCCATAATCAAACATTTGCCTTCTGAAGCTACAGTTAACTCCTCATTACTTGTCATAAGGGCGGAAGGTGTTTTTAAGCCAGATTTTTTGTATTATCTATTTAAAGGTCCACGACTGCAACAGCTAGTAAATGAACGAATTTCTGGCAGTGCAATCCCTCATTTATTTCAGAAAGACATAAAGGAATTCACATTAAGCATTCCTCCGTTACCTGAACAAGAACAGATCGTAGAAGAAATTGAATACAGATTCGCCCTTATAGATAACTTAAAAGCTGCAATACGTAGGAATGAAAACATGAGTAAAACACTAAGAGAAGTAGTATTAAACAATGCTTTTGCTGGTAAAATGACTACTCATTTAATAGATTCTGATGTCGCTGAATTATTAAGTGAAATAAAAAAGACTATAGATGAATTCTCCCACTCTCAAAGAGAGCTTCAAAATTCAAGAAAAATTAAACCCAAATCTATGGAAGAAAAGAAAACTATTTTGCAAGTGCTAGAAGCTGCATCGGGTCCCCTCCCAGCAAAAGATGTCTGGTTAAGATCTAAACACAAGGATGACATTGAATCATTTTATTCTGAATTAAGAGAAATTCAGAATAAAATTATAGAAACGAAAAAAGATACAGAATCACTATTATCACTGCGTCATGAGAATTGA
- a CDS encoding helix-turn-helix transcriptional regulator — protein sequence MPEKVHQGRAVKRLREILHVKQDVLADALNISQQSVSLLETKETIEPEQLELIAKTLKVPVDAIKNFNEDAAVNYINTFHDNSVSHVIGNYGTYNFNPIDKWLEALDENKKLSAALLKEKDEKIALLEKMLAEKKK from the coding sequence ATGCCTGAAAAAGTACACCAAGGACGCGCGGTAAAACGCCTTAGAGAAATCCTGCATGTTAAACAGGATGTATTGGCTGATGCCCTCAATATCAGCCAGCAGAGTGTTTCCTTATTGGAAACCAAAGAAACCATTGAGCCGGAGCAGTTGGAGTTGATTGCAAAGACGTTGAAGGTACCGGTAGATGCAATTAAGAATTTTAATGAAGATGCCGCTGTTAATTACATTAACACCTTTCATGACAATAGCGTTAGTCATGTAATAGGTAATTACGGCACGTATAATTTCAATCCAATAGACAAATGGCTAGAAGCGTTGGATGAGAATAAAAAACTTTCTGCTGCTTTATTGAAGGAAAAAGATGAGAAGATTGCTTTGCTGGAAAAAATGCTGGCGGAGAAGAAAAAATAA